Proteins encoded by one window of Cuniculiplasma divulgatum:
- a CDS encoding fumarylacetoacetate hydrolase family protein yields MGNDTYLMSDYLYKNNLSIFDLNNKTLLDNISEFQLVNESYNLLIPLKDVNQVRDFYTFEEHVRNSRKNRGLEMNPLWYQIPIYYYTNKDALRPSGEKIAKPSFTSELDLEIEIGIIIGKEGRNIEKNRALEYIYGLTLMNDWSARDLWRKEAALNLGPSKSKDFATSIGPYITTTDELAKKWNGKTFDIDVDSSVNGVPFSRSNMKDMYFSIGQMIEYCSMDSCLKKGDILMTGTMAGGCLFEKNEPETRWLQAGDMVEIRSETLGILKNEVS; encoded by the coding sequence ATGGGAAATGACACTTATTTAATGTCTGATTATCTTTATAAGAATAACCTGTCCATATTTGATTTAAACAACAAGACCTTGCTGGACAATATTTCAGAATTTCAATTAGTAAATGAAAGTTACAATTTGCTGATTCCATTGAAAGATGTTAATCAGGTAAGAGATTTCTATACGTTTGAAGAACATGTAAGAAATTCCAGAAAAAATAGAGGTTTGGAAATGAATCCTTTGTGGTACCAGATTCCTATATATTATTATACTAACAAGGATGCTTTGAGACCTAGTGGTGAAAAAATAGCGAAGCCCTCTTTTACCAGTGAACTGGATCTAGAAATTGAAATTGGAATAATAATTGGAAAGGAGGGGAGGAATATAGAAAAGAATAGGGCTCTGGAATATATCTATGGATTGACGCTAATGAATGATTGGAGTGCAAGAGACCTATGGAGGAAAGAGGCTGCTCTTAATCTTGGGCCTTCTAAATCCAAGGATTTTGCAACAAGCATAGGTCCATACATAACCACAACAGATGAGCTAGCAAAAAAATGGAATGGAAAAACATTCGATATAGATGTGGATTCCAGCGTAAATGGTGTACCGTTTTCGAGATCTAATATGAAGGACATGTACTTCAGTATAGGTCAAATGATTGAGTACTGCTCGATGGATAGCTGCCTGAAAAAAGGTGATATTTTAATGACTGGTACTATGGCTGGTGGGTGCCTTTTTGAGAAGAATGAACCTGAAACAAGATGGTTGCAGGCAGGTGATATGGTGGAAATAAGATCAGAAACTTTAGGAATTTTAAAAAATGAGGTGAGTTGA
- a CDS encoding thioredoxin domain-containing protein, whose protein sequence is MSSSTMNHLKNEESPYLIQHASNPVDWYPWSKKAFEKAKKDNKLIFLSIGYSTCHWCHVMEKESFSRDDVAKVMNEKYVSIKVDREEMPDVDAYFIDFANRVAGNAGWPLNIILTPDLKPVFPFTYIPRESRYGSIGIIELLNSIHELWTNSPEEIFRKVEENEKLTVNKIPKATNYKNENLETLAYNQLKSSFDRSYGGFGRNMKFPSSHIMSFLSNYYNIYKANEALEMAETTAAAIRMGGIYDHVGNGIHRYATDFGWKIPHFEKMLYDQANFIMALSKLYTATSKKQYIDIINEEMEFLRDKMLSPEGGYYSAIDADSEGVEGKYYLWTSGELMRLLGEDYTKFASTFNVREDGNYIEEPKGMSNGKNILYVENEKNYTERFNKNGFFWLDEVIKQSLGKLKNARERRVPPQTDTKICGDINGFLLYSLSEAFSSTNDKRFLKYAEDLYNFLSNKYVKNGRCVHLIYPSGKTISGYLSDYAFLSMGFFKFGFSTANNQAIDNAKEIADQLYLKLNAERDTIMNENRSAFIGTLNSQEDSSIPSQFAVYERTQLYANMAGQYNELINLSTSETVENITKYPSYFTFRMETEMERKNSILLKGNYNEIDDLIKIRENLFEKGYSSVYFERDDSLKSNTYSLCNSAACVLNGVNFESILNYLKSQKK, encoded by the coding sequence ATGAGTAGTAGTACCATGAATCATCTGAAAAATGAAGAAAGCCCTTATCTTATTCAACATGCATCAAACCCAGTTGACTGGTACCCTTGGTCTAAGAAAGCTTTCGAAAAGGCCAAAAAAGATAATAAACTCATCTTCCTAAGCATAGGCTACTCCACCTGTCACTGGTGTCATGTGATGGAAAAAGAAAGCTTCAGCAGAGATGATGTCGCAAAGGTAATGAATGAAAAATATGTAAGTATCAAAGTTGATCGGGAGGAGATGCCAGATGTTGATGCTTATTTCATAGATTTTGCAAACAGAGTCGCGGGTAATGCTGGATGGCCACTGAATATAATTCTTACTCCAGACCTGAAGCCGGTCTTTCCATTCACATATATTCCAAGAGAGTCAAGGTATGGGTCCATAGGAATAATAGAACTTCTGAACAGTATTCATGAATTATGGACTAATAGCCCTGAGGAAATATTTAGAAAGGTAGAGGAGAATGAAAAATTAACAGTAAACAAAATTCCAAAGGCCACTAATTATAAAAATGAAAATCTGGAAACTTTAGCTTACAATCAGCTTAAAAGCTCATTTGACAGGAGTTATGGTGGATTTGGTAGAAACATGAAATTTCCATCATCACATATAATGTCTTTCCTCTCTAACTATTACAATATATACAAAGCAAATGAAGCCCTTGAAATGGCAGAAACAACTGCAGCAGCCATAAGAATGGGTGGAATCTATGACCATGTGGGAAATGGTATCCATAGGTATGCCACTGATTTTGGATGGAAGATCCCACACTTTGAAAAGATGCTCTATGATCAGGCAAATTTTATAATGGCATTATCTAAACTATACACCGCAACGTCAAAGAAGCAATATATAGATATAATAAATGAAGAGATGGAGTTCCTCAGGGACAAAATGTTATCTCCAGAGGGTGGCTATTATAGTGCCATAGATGCTGATAGTGAAGGGGTAGAGGGGAAATACTACCTCTGGACCTCCGGAGAATTAATGAGATTGCTGGGAGAAGACTACACTAAATTTGCATCAACCTTCAATGTACGTGAAGATGGTAACTACATTGAAGAGCCGAAGGGAATGTCCAATGGAAAAAATATTCTGTACGTTGAGAATGAAAAGAATTATACTGAAAGATTCAATAAAAATGGATTCTTCTGGCTGGATGAAGTGATAAAACAGAGTCTTGGCAAACTGAAGAATGCAAGGGAGAGACGGGTTCCACCTCAAACGGATACAAAGATTTGTGGAGACATTAATGGATTCCTTCTATATTCCCTAAGCGAAGCATTTTCTTCAACCAACGATAAACGATTTTTAAAATACGCAGAGGACCTATACAATTTTCTCTCAAATAAATATGTCAAGAATGGTAGATGTGTTCATTTGATTTATCCAAGCGGGAAAACTATTTCTGGTTATCTATCAGATTACGCATTCCTTTCAATGGGCTTCTTTAAATTCGGATTTTCTACTGCAAACAATCAGGCAATTGATAATGCAAAAGAGATCGCTGACCAGTTATACCTTAAACTAAATGCTGAGCGGGATACCATAATGAATGAAAACAGAAGTGCGTTCATTGGTACCCTGAATTCTCAGGAAGACTCTTCCATTCCATCCCAGTTTGCTGTTTATGAGAGAACACAGCTCTATGCAAATATGGCAGGCCAGTACAATGAATTGATAAATTTATCTACATCTGAAACTGTGGAGAATATAACAAAATACCCATCATATTTCACATTCAGAATGGAAACCGAAATGGAAAGAAAGAATTCTATTCTCCTTAAGGGAAATTACAATGAAATAGATGATTTGATTAAAATCCGTGAAAACCTTTTCGAAAAAGGCTACTCCAGTGTTTACTTTGAACGTGATGATTCTTTGAAATCAAACACATACTCATTATGCAACTCAGCAGCCTGTGTTCTTAATGGTGTTAACTTCGAGAGTATACTGAACTATTTGAAGTCACAGAAAAAATGA
- a CDS encoding PPC domain-containing DNA-binding protein: MQHRKDGNFVIVKLDEGEDIIKSLEKVLVEENIKNGFIVSGIGAGVELEIGYLRGKTYEREIFSPPMEITSFSGSITEGDPKMHIHINAAGPDHVTYGGHLFSGKTKPLMEILLFSTESIKMTRELKESSGMRELKFL, from the coding sequence ATGCAACACAGAAAAGACGGAAACTTCGTTATAGTGAAGCTAGATGAAGGGGAGGATATAATAAAATCACTGGAAAAGGTTCTGGTTGAAGAAAATATAAAGAACGGTTTTATAGTTTCAGGAATAGGAGCTGGAGTTGAGCTTGAGATTGGTTATCTGAGAGGAAAAACCTATGAGAGAGAAATATTCAGTCCGCCAATGGAAATCACATCATTTTCCGGAAGCATAACTGAGGGAGACCCAAAGATGCACATCCATATCAACGCAGCAGGACCTGATCATGTTACTTACGGGGGGCATCTTTTCAGTGGGAAAACAAAACCTCTAATGGAAATATTATTATTTTCCACAGAGTCAATAAAAATGACCAGGGAGTTAAAGGAAAGCAGTGGTATGAGAGAACTCAAGTTTCTCTGA
- a CDS encoding iron-containing alcohol dehydrogenase, with protein MVSVKEEFNYVPINRVTYGKGSVSNINSILTQTRKKRLLIITGNSVSKTKSFNKILNILGTDYFIMNQITQHSPMEEIEHAVEVYRNNHCDSILSIGGGSVTDAAKVVKYYYDIETLHIAVPTTLSASEFSHIAGYTIGGEKDGIRDKKITPQEVILDPEITVETPERLWRSTGIRSLDHCVESIIHPNLLEISRTAALKGIRLLFDNLESDDLESRLKCQIASWYSYWQVYDSPMGISHNIGKVVGSRFEIPHGITSCITLPAVMKHYSTLFPEAMREIAATISGKNVSDEDPENAYFLVKEFIASLGFSESLSKYGVEEKDADEIYSKLKNREPWHLELIRELIRET; from the coding sequence GTGGTTTCAGTGAAAGAAGAATTTAATTATGTTCCAATCAACAGGGTAACATATGGAAAGGGCTCTGTTTCAAATATAAATTCTATTCTAACCCAGACAAGGAAGAAGAGACTGTTAATAATAACTGGTAACTCAGTTTCAAAAACAAAAAGTTTCAATAAAATCCTAAATATTCTTGGAACAGACTATTTCATCATGAACCAGATAACACAGCATTCTCCAATGGAGGAAATAGAACATGCTGTGGAAGTTTACAGAAACAATCACTGTGATTCAATACTTTCGATTGGCGGTGGAAGCGTTACTGACGCTGCAAAGGTGGTAAAGTACTATTATGATATTGAAACACTGCATATTGCAGTTCCAACAACATTATCTGCATCTGAATTTTCACACATCGCAGGATATACCATAGGAGGAGAAAAGGATGGGATCAGAGATAAGAAGATCACTCCTCAGGAAGTAATACTTGATCCAGAAATAACGGTTGAAACCCCTGAAAGACTCTGGAGATCTACAGGCATAAGATCTTTGGATCACTGCGTTGAAAGTATTATCCATCCAAATCTTCTGGAAATTTCTAGAACCGCTGCATTAAAGGGTATACGACTGCTATTTGATAATCTTGAATCGGACGATCTGGAGTCCAGATTAAAGTGTCAGATAGCATCCTGGTACTCCTACTGGCAGGTCTATGACTCTCCTATGGGAATAAGCCATAACATAGGCAAAGTTGTTGGATCAAGATTTGAGATTCCTCATGGAATTACATCCTGCATAACACTCCCGGCTGTTATGAAACATTATTCCACACTGTTTCCAGAGGCGATGAGAGAGATTGCAGCAACAATTTCTGGAAAAAATGTCAGTGATGAGGATCCTGAAAATGCTTATTTCCTGGTAAAAGAATTTATAGCATCCCTTGGATTTAGTGAAAGTCTTTCCAAATATGGTGTTGAAGAAAAGGATGCAGATGAAATATACTCTAAATTGAAGAATAGGGAACCCTGGCATCTTGAACTGATCAGGGAACTGATCAGAGAAACTTGA
- a CDS encoding MFS transporter: protein MVSRLNKDQYRTLSELSLVQFLRLTGIFFVIPLIGVYASKFTQNGILIGLALASYEISMAVMQIPSGYLSRIIGRKNYIYLGLSLFILGNILSYAGNNIWLLITGRFIAGLGAISTPITSMAIDSVPEDRRNTAMAITGIGIGFAFMGGIGFSPLIATFIGVRNFFLISAILGIGAIFIITRIKETKHTVNQKHMNETILKHKDYLIYTGAFLLSSASFMIFLSVQIYAVPYFGLFQYGLILFLSVLISGIIAVTISEGVYRIRKFNVIGLSSVLIFVGITTVYLGLIFHLNYILYMIALIPFFTGFSIYEIVIIPLLAGVLSNRERNLSFGIFYAFQYSGNGIGAILEGALLLFLRGNYLLPVSFTTVIIIGTVAGLFFVIASSGVYKIDKAL from the coding sequence ATGGTTTCCAGGTTAAATAAAGACCAATACAGAACATTGTCGGAACTATCTCTGGTGCAGTTTTTAAGATTGACAGGGATCTTCTTCGTTATTCCATTAATTGGGGTATATGCATCAAAATTTACACAAAATGGTATACTTATAGGACTTGCTCTTGCATCTTATGAAATATCCATGGCAGTGATGCAAATTCCAAGTGGATACTTATCAAGAATTATAGGACGGAAGAATTACATATATTTAGGATTATCTCTGTTTATTCTCGGGAACATATTGAGTTATGCTGGAAATAATATATGGCTTCTTATAACTGGTAGATTTATCGCAGGGCTTGGGGCAATAAGTACCCCAATTACATCTATGGCCATTGACTCTGTTCCTGAAGACAGAAGGAATACTGCAATGGCCATAACAGGAATAGGAATAGGATTTGCTTTCATGGGAGGAATTGGTTTTTCACCACTAATTGCCACATTTATAGGGGTAAGAAATTTCTTCCTGATCTCGGCAATTTTAGGGATAGGGGCAATTTTTATTATAACCAGAATCAAAGAGACAAAACACACAGTAAATCAAAAGCATATGAATGAAACTATACTTAAACACAAAGATTATCTCATATATACTGGTGCATTTCTGCTTTCTTCGGCTAGCTTCATGATATTTTTATCAGTTCAAATTTATGCTGTTCCCTATTTTGGTTTATTTCAGTATGGACTCATTCTATTTCTTAGCGTTCTTATTTCAGGCATAATAGCAGTAACAATTTCGGAGGGTGTTTATAGAATTAGAAAATTCAATGTAATTGGCCTATCCTCAGTTCTTATTTTTGTTGGAATAACCACAGTCTATTTAGGACTCATTTTTCACCTGAATTATATACTTTATATGATAGCCTTAATACCATTTTTCACGGGTTTTTCCATATATGAAATTGTTATAATTCCTCTCCTGGCAGGGGTCCTGAGCAATAGAGAAAGAAATCTATCCTTTGGGATATTTTATGCATTTCAGTATTCTGGAAATGGAATTGGAGCAATTCTTGAGGGTGCCCTCCTGCTATTTCTTAGAGGAAATTATTTGCTCCCGGTATCGTTTACTACTGTAATTATAATAGGAACTGTTGCTGGATTGTTTTTTGTCATTGCCAGTTCAGGAGTTTATAAAATTGATAAGGCTCTCTGA
- a CDS encoding GAF domain-containing protein, giving the protein MVISFEKQIEDVDSLRIKTARDMLNQFCKYISENNPKYNWVGVYVLRKNKLILESYVGKPTIHEEISIGEGLCSQAIVQNNIVNEPDVTSNSKYLACSVETKSELVVPVRANGSPVGEIDIDSDSPRAFTKEDEKFVSQLSELISNQVKILSD; this is encoded by the coding sequence ATGGTTATAAGCTTTGAAAAGCAGATAGAAGATGTAGATTCTTTAAGAATAAAGACTGCTAGAGATATGCTTAATCAGTTTTGCAAATATATTTCTGAAAATAATCCTAAATACAACTGGGTTGGAGTGTATGTGCTGAGAAAAAATAAGCTGATACTAGAAAGTTATGTTGGAAAACCAACAATTCACGAAGAAATATCCATAGGAGAAGGGCTTTGCAGTCAGGCCATTGTTCAGAATAACATTGTAAACGAGCCTGACGTAACTTCAAATTCTAAATACCTTGCCTGTTCGGTTGAAACTAAATCTGAGCTTGTTGTTCCAGTGAGAGCCAATGGCTCACCAGTTGGGGAAATTGATATTGATTCAGATAGTCCCAGAGCATTCACTAAGGAAGATGAGAAATTTGTTTCGCAACTTTCAGAGTTAATATCAAATCAGGTAAAGATTCTTTCAGATTAA
- a CDS encoding histidine phosphatase family protein, with amino-acid sequence MIKNRKNIAILVRHGESLANVRKIVSEDIDGFPLTELGVKQAVKTGKLLESISSSVNLFISSPIIRAVQTGLNVMKSMGLEMDVIRDDLLTETRFGKYNNISFSEFPKFHKREFGIEAFEDNGKRMMEAIKKYPGINIYFSHALPIKALICNIMGLEEEDSGGIQIENSSISVIDVVENKILSIGSHHISESLINFINS; translated from the coding sequence ATGATTAAAAATAGAAAAAACATCGCCATACTGGTCAGGCATGGAGAGAGCCTGGCAAATGTTAGAAAAATTGTATCGGAGGATATAGATGGATTCCCCCTTACCGAATTGGGGGTTAAACAGGCAGTAAAAACTGGAAAATTGCTTGAGTCAATCTCCAGTAGTGTTAATTTATTTATATCAAGCCCAATCATTAGAGCAGTTCAAACTGGTCTTAACGTAATGAAGAGTATGGGTCTGGAAATGGATGTAATAAGGGATGATCTTCTTACAGAAACAAGATTTGGGAAATACAACAATATTAGCTTTAGCGAATTTCCTAAGTTTCATAAGAGGGAGTTCGGAATTGAAGCTTTTGAAGATAATGGTAAGAGAATGATGGAAGCCATAAAGAAATATCCCGGGATCAACATCTATTTCTCTCATGCATTGCCAATCAAGGCATTGATATGTAATATTATGGGGCTGGAGGAAGAAGATTCTGGCGGAATCCAGATAGAGAATTCATCAATTTCAGTAATAGACGTGGTGGAAAATAAGATTCTGTCAATAGGTTCTCATCATATTTCAGAGAGCCTTATCAATTTTATAAACTCCTGA
- a CDS encoding homogentisate 1,2-dioxygenase has product MVFYVKQGVMPESRHTYEDRNKLRREELFGEESFDGPYSLLYHINEPTRVKKFISKEIQKETLDDSPYSHRHLKTSDIPRNGTIIDGKVTILMNDRIKVQILKPEKNTMDFYRNGIYDMLLFVHNGKGKLISVLGDIEFGPRDYIYIPKGLTFRIECSKESYFLLFQSKDDITLPRRYLNLYGQIKEGSPYYTRNIRVPILQKPKDETGNYQVFVELDNNMVIEERDYNPLDVEGWDGYLYPYAINTDIMAPIVGKIHMPPPVHETFSSRSMMVGTFLPRKFDFNSKSIPISYYHNNIDVDEFLFYSSGNFMSRKGIEPGSVTLHVRGIIHGPQPGAVENAIGKEGTDEVAVMIETYDHLFLTKKGKEIEDPDYSKSWFQ; this is encoded by the coding sequence ATGGTGTTTTATGTAAAACAGGGAGTTATGCCTGAAAGCAGGCACACATATGAAGATAGGAATAAATTGAGAAGAGAAGAGTTGTTTGGTGAGGAGAGTTTCGATGGGCCGTATAGCCTCCTTTACCACATAAACGAGCCTACTAGAGTGAAGAAATTCATTAGCAAGGAAATTCAGAAAGAGACACTTGATGATTCCCCGTATTCACACAGACATCTAAAAACATCTGATATTCCAAGAAATGGTACGATTATAGATGGAAAAGTAACCATTCTAATGAATGACCGGATCAAGGTTCAGATATTAAAACCTGAAAAGAATACCATGGACTTTTACAGGAATGGAATATATGATATGCTTCTGTTTGTGCATAATGGAAAGGGAAAATTAATATCGGTACTGGGAGATATTGAATTTGGACCGAGAGATTATATATACATACCTAAGGGGCTTACATTCAGAATAGAATGTTCAAAAGAATCCTATTTTCTCTTATTCCAGTCTAAGGATGATATAACACTTCCCAGGAGATATCTAAACCTTTATGGTCAGATAAAAGAGGGATCGCCATACTATACAAGAAACATAAGGGTACCAATACTTCAGAAACCAAAGGACGAAACTGGAAATTATCAGGTTTTTGTTGAACTTGATAACAACATGGTTATTGAAGAGAGGGATTATAATCCTCTTGATGTGGAAGGCTGGGATGGCTATCTCTACCCATATGCTATAAATACAGATATAATGGCACCCATAGTTGGCAAGATCCATATGCCCCCACCTGTTCATGAAACATTTTCTTCTAGGTCAATGATGGTAGGCACATTTCTACCCAGAAAATTTGACTTCAATTCAAAAAGCATACCTATTTCATATTACCACAATAATATAGATGTGGACGAATTCCTTTTCTATTCTTCAGGAAACTTCATGAGCAGGAAAGGAATAGAGCCCGGTTCTGTTACCCTTCATGTAAGAGGAATAATTCACGGTCCACAACCAGGAGCAGTGGAGAATGCCATTGGCAAGGAGGGAACTGATGAGGTTGCAGTAATGATTGAAACTTATGATCACCTATTCCTTACAAAGAAGGGAAAAGAAATTGAAGATCCAGACTATTCAAAATCGTGGTTTCAGTGA
- a CDS encoding archaellin/type IV pilin N-terminal domain-containing protein, with amino-acid sequence MKEVITEDRAVSPIIATILLIAITVVLAATLISILSTFTNSSHIEDIDSSLSLSGVINNTKTNSYYLNISSTSTSPSLSKIFVEIFDGSRVIYDGSLAPGTHGNITIYTTTSTFSPLNNIELTLKGKYSTITEVELIYASSVFATVTPV; translated from the coding sequence ATGAAGGAAGTTATAACTGAAGATAGGGCAGTTTCTCCAATTATTGCTACAATATTGCTTATAGCCATAACTGTCGTTTTAGCAGCGACCCTGATCTCAATACTTTCAACATTTACAAATTCCTCACACATAGAGGATATAGATTCTTCACTGAGTCTTAGCGGTGTAATAAACAATACAAAAACGAATTCTTATTATCTTAATATCTCGTCTACAAGTACTTCCCCATCACTATCGAAAATATTTGTAGAGATATTTGACGGTTCCAGGGTAATATATGATGGTTCACTTGCGCCTGGCACCCACGGTAATATAACTATATATACAACTACATCAACATTTTCTCCGCTTAATAATATTGAACTCACACTCAAGGGCAAATATAGTACAATTACAGAGGTAGAACTGATATACGCGAGTTCTGTATTTGCAACTGTAACTCCGGTGTAA
- the hppD gene encoding 4-hydroxyphenylpyruvate dioxygenase: protein MTQKALDRVDYVEFYVGSAKQWAYYHKFGLGFNIIGYSGPETGVRDKVSYLMEQGKVKVMVTNSLHPDSVISNHVKLHGDGVKDIAIRVNSLDDALNDLRERKVVKYEKAEDIKTENGTVHKARAFTYGETVHSLIDYGEFESKLPPNFEPVEMIETKGSGITRFDHIVGNVEDKKMDSWVDYYVDGMGFEPLISFDDKDISTEFTALRSKVVQYNNRKIVFPINEPAPGKKKSQIQEYLDYYHMPGVQHIALHTDDIIGTVSKMKNEGIQFQSAPDSYYDELAQRVGKIDEDIATLKSLNILVDRDDDGYLLQIFTKPTGDRPTFFYEIIQRKGATSFGKGNFKALFESIEKDQARRGNL from the coding sequence ATGACACAAAAGGCTCTGGATAGGGTTGACTATGTTGAATTTTATGTGGGATCTGCAAAACAATGGGCGTATTATCACAAGTTTGGACTGGGTTTTAACATCATAGGTTATAGTGGACCAGAGACAGGGGTGAGGGATAAAGTATCTTACCTTATGGAGCAGGGAAAGGTGAAAGTCATGGTCACAAATTCACTTCATCCTGATTCTGTTATATCAAACCACGTTAAATTACATGGTGACGGTGTGAAAGATATAGCCATCAGAGTAAACAGCCTCGATGATGCCCTTAATGACTTACGAGAAAGAAAAGTTGTAAAATATGAGAAAGCGGAGGATATTAAAACAGAAAACGGTACTGTTCATAAGGCCAGGGCATTTACCTACGGAGAAACTGTTCACTCCCTTATAGATTATGGTGAATTTGAATCAAAGTTACCGCCAAATTTTGAACCTGTGGAAATGATTGAAACAAAGGGAAGTGGAATTACGAGATTTGATCACATAGTTGGAAATGTAGAGGATAAGAAAATGGATAGCTGGGTAGATTACTACGTTGATGGAATGGGATTCGAACCACTTATAAGTTTTGATGATAAGGATATAAGTACAGAGTTTACCGCCCTCAGATCAAAAGTTGTTCAGTATAACAACAGGAAGATAGTTTTTCCGATAAATGAACCTGCCCCAGGAAAGAAGAAATCACAGATACAGGAATATCTTGACTATTATCATATGCCAGGTGTACAGCATATAGCTCTTCATACCGATGATATTATTGGAACCGTATCCAAAATGAAGAATGAGGGAATACAGTTCCAATCGGCCCCGGATTCTTATTATGATGAGTTGGCTCAGAGAGTTGGCAAAATAGATGAAGATATAGCCACGCTGAAGTCTCTCAATATTCTGGTTGATCGGGATGATGATGGTTATCTTCTTCAGATTTTCACAAAACCCACCGGTGATAGGCCCACATTCTTCTATGAGATTATCCAGAGAAAAGGTGCGACGTCTTTTGGAAAGGGTAATTTCAAGGCACTTTTTGAGTCCATAGAAAAGGATCAGGCCAGAAGGGGAAATCTTTAA